A genomic stretch from Caloenas nicobarica isolate bCalNic1 chromosome 3, bCalNic1.hap1, whole genome shotgun sequence includes:
- the GPR6 gene encoding G-protein coupled receptor 6: MRAPPPRRSAAPSSRRPCAPPPRRHTDPLQRLSRAAMEAAAALNESGAAAPGLAAGGGSGNTSLELSSRPPAPAALNPWDVMLCVSGTAIACENALVVAIICYSPTLRSPMFVLVGSLATADLLAGLGLILNFVFQYVIHSETVSLLTVGFLVASFAASVSSLLAITVDRYLSLYNALTYYSERTVLCIHTMLAGAWGVSLCLGLLPVLGWNCLHDHAACSVVRPLTKSNVTLLSASFFLVFLIMLHLYIEICKIVCRHAHQIALQQHFLTASHYVATKKGVSTLAIILGTFGASWLPFAIYCVVGDPDYPSVYTYATLLPATYNSMINPIIYAYRNQEIQRSMWVLFCGCFQAKVSFRSRSPSDV; this comes from the coding sequence atgcgcgccccgccgccccgccgctccgctgCCCCTTCGTCCCGCCGTCCCTGCGCCCCGCCGCCTCGCCGCCACACCGACCCGCTTCAGCGCCTCAGCCGGGCGGCGAtggaagcggcggcggcgctgaaCGAGAGCGGAGCGGCCGCCCCCGGGCTGGCGGCCGGCGGGGGCAGCGGCAACACCTCGCTGGAGCTGTCGTCGCggccccccgcgcccgccgccctcAACCCCTGGGACGTGATGCTCTGCGTCTCGGGCACCGCCATCGCCTGCGAGAACGCGCTGGTGGTGGCCATCATCTGCTACTCGCCCACCCTGCGCAGCCCCATGTTCGTGCTGGTGGGCAGCCTGGCCACGGCTGACCTCCTGGCCGGGCTCGGCCTCATCCTCAACTTCGTTTTCCAGTACGTGATCCACTCCGAGACGGTCAGCCTGCTGACGGTGGGCTTCCTCGTCGCCTCCTTCGCCGCCTCCGTGAGTAGCTTGCTGGCCATCACGGTCGATCGCTACCTCTCCCTCTACAATGCCCTCACCTACTACTCAGAGAGGACGGTGCTCTGCATCCACACCATGCTGGCGGGTGCCTGGGGGGTCTCCctctgcctggggctgctccctgTCCTGGGCTGGAACTGCCTTCACGACCATGCTGCCTGCAGCGTTGTCAGACCCTTGACCAAGAGCAACGTGACGCTGCTGTCCGCCTCTTTCTTCCTCGTTTTCCTCATCATGCTCCATCTCTACATCGAGATCTGCAAGATCGTTTGCAGGCATGCCCACCAGATCGCTCTCCAGCAGCACTTTCTGACTGCTTCGCACTATGTCGCCACAAAAAAGGGAGTCTCTACCCTCGCTATAATCCTCGGGACTTTCGGAGCCAGCTGGCTGCCTTTTGCCATCTACTGTGTAGTGGGGGATCCTGACTACCCTTCCGTGTACACGTATGCCACGCTTCTACCCGCTACCTACAACTCCATGATCAACCCCATCATTTACGCCTACAGAAACCAGGAAATCCAGAGGTCCATGTGGGTGCTCTTCTGCGGCTGCTTTCAGGCTAAAGTGTCCTTTCGCTCCCGGTCCCCCAGCGACGTCTGA